In Gemmatimonadota bacterium, the following are encoded in one genomic region:
- a CDS encoding PHP domain-containing protein, whose protein sequence is MEITNNSPAHFQTNAVGAVFHRCALQVNPHHYSETYRGQAEPGDAATHAEDIVKKALAQRVSVLAITDHNDVGSVPAFRAAAAERGVYIFPGFELSSKEGVHVLCIYPPDSHQDQLGRYLGEFGITNTKRSSDLSSMNFVDILTKVREQGGVTIAAHVTSDQGGMLKVLSGQARIHAWRNEHLLAIQIPGSVDDLPQDLRQIVVNKNPDYRRNDAAEEKLAVAAINAKDIVRPEDLEDHSATCWIKMSEVSIEGLRQAFLDPGSRIRINPKEGKLEPEEHAELLSLAWEGGFLDGANLGFNPNLNVLVGGRGTGKSTIVESIRAVLGLDAVGDEANKAHEGIVRYVLRNGTKITLRVRTYRPAVRDYCIERTIPNPPLVKDDKGEVSNLSPADILPRIEVFGQHEISELAKSREKLTRLLDRFMEHDDATPRRSADVRRELEKNRRSIIETQAELKQIEERLAALPGLEETLVQFKEAGLEDRLKEQSLLVREEQIFVSIPDRLATYHECLENLKRELPVDRTFLSTKALEDLPTREILVRLNGVFEHLDAEIAAVVQSLESALQRAERGVNDVRSEWNSRKQEVQAAYEKILRELQKSHVDGEEFIRLRRQIEGLRPLRESQTSLRRMEKEQSDRRRKLLAEWEDLKGKAFRQLDRAAKKVNRQLEGRVLVEVTAAGDREPLFEILRDDIGGRLSEAINALDELHDLSLTQFVNVCREGVEAVEDTYDNIPHAQAERLAQADVGLLMRIEELDLPTTTVIRLNTAQQGEAPSWQTLEELSTGQKATAVLLLLLLESDTPLVVDQPEDDLDNRFITEGVVPRMRAEKQQRQFVFSTHNANIPVLGDAELIVGLTASGEAEGGHARIAPEHVGSIDHRKVCELIEKILEGGKDAFERRRRKYGF, encoded by the coding sequence ATGGAGATTACGAACAACAGTCCTGCGCATTTCCAAACCAATGCGGTCGGTGCAGTGTTCCACCGTTGTGCGCTTCAAGTCAACCCGCACCACTACAGTGAGACCTATCGGGGACAGGCAGAACCTGGTGATGCTGCCACGCATGCAGAGGACATTGTTAAGAAAGCTCTGGCGCAACGAGTCTCAGTACTGGCGATAACAGATCACAACGATGTGGGCAGTGTGCCGGCGTTTCGGGCAGCGGCAGCAGAGCGTGGTGTGTATATCTTTCCCGGCTTCGAGTTGTCGTCGAAAGAGGGTGTGCATGTCCTCTGTATCTATCCCCCGGACTCCCATCAGGATCAGCTCGGACGTTACCTTGGCGAGTTCGGCATCACCAATACGAAGCGGTCGTCGGATCTCTCGTCGATGAACTTTGTGGACATCCTTACGAAAGTGCGAGAACAGGGCGGAGTGACCATCGCCGCACATGTGACCAGTGACCAAGGAGGAATGCTTAAGGTCCTGAGTGGGCAGGCCCGGATTCACGCGTGGAGAAACGAACATCTCCTTGCGATCCAGATTCCGGGTTCGGTGGACGATCTACCGCAGGACCTGCGCCAGATCGTCGTAAACAAGAACCCGGACTACCGTCGAAACGATGCTGCCGAGGAGAAACTTGCCGTCGCGGCAATCAACGCCAAGGACATCGTCAGACCGGAAGATCTTGAAGACCACTCCGCAACATGCTGGATTAAAATGTCGGAAGTGAGCATCGAGGGTTTGCGGCAAGCCTTCCTCGACCCGGGCTCACGCATTCGGATCAATCCTAAGGAGGGGAAACTGGAACCTGAGGAACACGCCGAATTGCTTTCTCTGGCCTGGGAAGGAGGATTCCTGGACGGTGCGAATTTGGGCTTCAACCCTAATCTGAATGTACTCGTAGGCGGACGCGGCACAGGTAAATCCACGATAGTCGAGAGCATCCGAGCTGTCCTCGGGCTGGATGCCGTCGGCGATGAAGCGAACAAAGCCCACGAAGGAATCGTCCGATACGTGTTGCGAAACGGGACAAAGATTACACTGCGGGTCCGCACCTACAGACCGGCGGTTCGAGACTACTGTATCGAACGAACAATTCCCAACCCTCCTCTCGTCAAGGACGATAAGGGCGAGGTGTCCAACTTGTCACCAGCGGATATCTTGCCACGCATTGAGGTTTTTGGACAGCACGAGATATCAGAGTTGGCTAAAAGCCGTGAAAAACTCACACGTCTACTCGACCGGTTCATGGAACACGACGACGCTACACCTCGTCGCAGTGCCGACGTACGGCGCGAACTAGAAAAAAACAGGCGGAGTATCATTGAGACGCAGGCTGAACTGAAACAAATCGAGGAGCGCCTAGCAGCGCTACCGGGACTTGAAGAGACGCTTGTACAGTTTAAGGAAGCCGGACTAGAGGATCGCCTGAAGGAACAGAGTCTACTAGTGCGCGAAGAACAGATTTTTGTGTCTATACCAGATCGTCTTGCAACTTATCACGAATGCCTGGAGAATCTGAAGCGCGAACTCCCCGTCGACCGAACTTTCCTCTCTACCAAAGCGCTCGAGGATCTACCGACGAGAGAGATTCTGGTTCGTTTGAATGGCGTGTTCGAACATCTCGATGCGGAAATCGCAGCCGTAGTCCAATCGCTGGAATCTGCTTTGCAACGCGCCGAGCGAGGTGTGAATGACGTACGCTCCGAGTGGAATTCTCGCAAGCAGGAGGTGCAAGCAGCTTACGAAAAGATCCTACGCGAACTGCAGAAGTCGCATGTCGATGGTGAGGAGTTTATCCGCTTACGTCGTCAGATAGAAGGTTTGCGCCCATTGCGCGAAAGCCAGACATCACTTCGGCGCATGGAGAAAGAGCAGTCCGACCGACGGCGGAAACTGCTCGCCGAGTGGGAGGACTTGAAGGGCAAGGCGTTTCGTCAATTAGATCGCGCGGCAAAGAAGGTCAACCGGCAGTTGGAGGGTCGCGTACTGGTCGAAGTGACGGCTGCAGGCGATCGAGAGCCTTTGTTCGAAATCTTGCGTGACGACATCGGTGGCCGACTTTCCGAGGCAATAAATGCCTTGGACGAATTGCACGACCTGTCGCTCACACAGTTCGTGAACGTCTGCCGAGAAGGAGTGGAGGCCGTAGAGGATACATACGACAACATCCCGCATGCGCAAGCCGAACGTCTGGCACAGGCGGACGTAGGGTTATTGATGCGCATCGAAGAACTGGATTTGCCAACAACCACGGTGATCCGACTTAATACTGCACAACAGGGTGAGGCACCATCATGGCAGACACTTGAGGAACTTTCCACTGGCCAGAAGGCGACAGCGGTACTTTTGTTACTGTTGCTCGAATCCGACACACCTTTGGTCGTCGATCAGCCGGAAGATGACCTCGATAATCGCTTTATCACCGAGGGGGTCGTACCGCGCATGCGCGCGGAGAAACAACAGCGTCAGTTCGTTTTCTCCACGCACAATGCCAACATTCCAGTGTTGGGCGATGCCGAACTTATTGTTGGACTCACAGCCTCAGGTGAAGCCGAAGGAGGTCACGCACGAATAGCGCCGGAACATGTCGGTTCCATTGACCATCGGAAGGTGTGCGAACTAATTGAGAAAATACTGGAAGGTGGTAAGGACGCTTTCGAGCGGCGGCGTCGGAAATACGGATTCTGA
- a CDS encoding putative DNA binding domain-containing protein — MNLTELAELIHNDENSGVEFKRDDITPQKLAKEMAALLNFEGGHILLGVEKDKSVSGLTRERDKAEEWVMEVARVHLRPAAIPFWETLDWGDGKTVGIVSLPVDAPDKPYKYRRGSAWVTQIRVGTNSRVATDEEEARLYMQSGRLQYDRKPIPGASLDDFDMRRLLNYFRDVRRQSFPQADDYEGWTRPLVNTEFMYEHNGRPIPSAGGLLLFGVRPKKYLPQAGISAVAYSGIEKDYDAKERATLTGAVVSLFPATHAETVPDYSDLPTTFTEAGNVVEVGVIDQAMDFVRRNTTIESSIHSGGQRLERWDYPIEAIREAIVNAIAHRDYTIGVMDIELSIYSDRLEVISPGRLPNTVTVDKMRAGYRASRNELIKEVLRDYRYVEATGLGVPRKIIAGMRAHNNTEPDLIEEDSRFIVRLWKHRHEAIVADHFEGETYSGHHQS; from the coding sequence ATGAATCTAACCGAACTGGCCGAGTTGATTCACAACGATGAGAATTCCGGTGTTGAATTCAAGCGTGACGACATTACACCACAGAAATTGGCCAAGGAGATGGCCGCGCTACTCAACTTTGAGGGCGGTCATATCTTGCTGGGGGTAGAGAAGGACAAAAGCGTGTCGGGTTTGACTAGAGAGCGTGATAAAGCCGAGGAGTGGGTAATGGAGGTAGCACGTGTGCATCTTCGCCCTGCGGCTATTCCGTTTTGGGAAACACTCGACTGGGGAGACGGAAAAACCGTGGGTATTGTGTCCCTTCCAGTTGACGCACCCGACAAGCCATATAAGTACAGACGAGGCTCGGCGTGGGTCACCCAGATACGTGTTGGTACAAATTCGCGTGTTGCGACCGATGAAGAAGAGGCACGCCTGTACATGCAGTCGGGACGTCTGCAGTACGATCGAAAACCGATCCCCGGGGCCAGCCTAGATGATTTCGACATGCGTCGGTTGCTGAACTACTTTCGGGATGTACGCCGTCAATCTTTTCCCCAAGCGGATGACTACGAAGGCTGGACTCGTCCGCTCGTTAATACCGAATTCATGTACGAACACAACGGACGACCGATACCCAGTGCGGGCGGACTACTGCTGTTCGGTGTACGACCCAAGAAATACCTACCTCAGGCCGGGATCAGCGCTGTTGCCTATTCGGGTATCGAAAAAGACTACGATGCCAAGGAGCGAGCAACGCTGACAGGTGCGGTAGTTTCTCTTTTTCCCGCCACGCATGCCGAAACAGTGCCGGACTATTCGGACTTACCAACAACATTCACTGAGGCTGGTAATGTCGTAGAGGTAGGTGTTATTGATCAGGCGATGGACTTTGTCCGCCGCAATACCACGATCGAATCCTCAATCCACAGCGGAGGACAACGCTTAGAGCGCTGGGACTATCCAATCGAAGCCATCCGAGAGGCTATCGTTAATGCCATCGCTCATCGAGACTACACCATCGGCGTGATGGACATCGAACTATCGATTTACTCGGACCGATTGGAGGTTATTTCTCCTGGACGTTTGCCAAACACGGTCACCGTTGATAAGATGCGTGCAGGTTATCGAGCTTCGCGAAACGAGCTTATCAAAGAGGTTCTGCGCGACTACCGGTACGTAGAGGCCACAGGTTTAGGCGTACCACGCAAGATAATTGCTGGGATGCGGGCACACAACAACACCGAGCCGGATCTTATCGAGGAAGATAGCCGGTTTATCGTGCGCTTGTGGAAACATCGCCACGAAGCCATTGTGGCCGATCATTTTGAAGGAGAGACCTATAGTGGCCATCACCAATCATAA
- the tkt gene encoding transketolase produces MSVNDLEQRCINTIRMLAVDAVQQANSGHPGLPMEAAPIAYVLWTRLMRYNPTNPDWANRDRFVLSGGHGSMLLYAMLHLTGYDLPLEEIRNFRQWESQTPGHPEYGDTPGVETTTGPLGQGIATAVGMAMAEAHLAARYNRAGHEIVNHHTYVIASDGDMMEGVASEACSLAGHLGLGRLIVLYLDNQVTIDSDMHLAFSENTGLRFDAYGWHVQRVMDGNDLARVEAALELARQETDRPSIILCRTVIGYGSPNKAGTSKAHGEPLGEEEVELTKQNLGWPLEPKFLVPDDVRAYFQQMVLYGKGWELAWRQAFDAYAAAFPDLAESWQQAMDGELPAGWDENLPSFSSDQAPMATRQASGVTINALSQRVPGLLGGSADLAGSNNTMVEAETNYAAGNYEGRNLHFGVREHAMAAALNGMALHGGLRPYSGTFLVFSDYMRPAIRLAALMGIAPVYVFTHDSVGLGEDGPTHQPIEHYMALRAIPNLTLIRPADAAETAEAWVATLRGKDGPVALLLTRQKLPVLDRAGLAPADGLHRGAYVLADPDGRPDVILIASGSEVCLALEARDALADEGLAARVVSMPSWELFEAQTEEYRESVLPASVSTRLAVEPGVTLGWERYVGPRGDVIGLERFGASAPGDVAFENLGFTAANIVDRAKKLVTSGR; encoded by the coding sequence GTGTCAGTGAACGATCTCGAGCAACGCTGTATCAACACCATACGCATGCTGGCCGTCGATGCCGTGCAGCAGGCCAACAGCGGCCATCCCGGACTGCCCATGGAAGCGGCGCCCATCGCCTACGTGCTGTGGACGCGCCTCATGCGGTACAACCCGACGAATCCGGACTGGGCGAACCGGGACCGCTTCGTGCTTTCCGGCGGACACGGGTCCATGCTCCTCTACGCCATGCTCCACCTCACGGGGTACGACCTGCCCCTCGAAGAGATCAGGAACTTCCGGCAGTGGGAGAGCCAGACGCCCGGCCACCCGGAGTACGGCGATACGCCCGGCGTGGAGACGACCACGGGGCCCCTGGGCCAGGGCATCGCCACGGCGGTGGGCATGGCCATGGCCGAGGCCCACCTGGCGGCCCGGTACAACCGCGCCGGCCACGAGATCGTCAACCACCACACCTACGTGATCGCCAGCGACGGCGACATGATGGAGGGCGTCGCCTCCGAGGCCTGCTCTCTGGCCGGTCACCTTGGACTCGGCCGGCTGATCGTCCTCTATTTGGACAACCAAGTCACGATAGATAGCGATATGCACTTGGCTTTCTCCGAAAACACGGGCCTGCGGTTCGACGCCTACGGATGGCACGTACAGCGGGTAATGGACGGCAACGACCTCGCCCGGGTCGAAGCGGCGCTGGAGCTGGCGCGGCAGGAGACGGACCGGCCCTCGATCATCCTGTGCCGCACGGTCATCGGATACGGCAGTCCCAACAAGGCGGGTACGTCGAAAGCTCACGGCGAACCCCTGGGTGAGGAAGAGGTGGAACTGACCAAGCAGAACCTCGGCTGGCCTCTGGAGCCGAAGTTTCTGGTACCCGACGACGTACGTGCCTATTTCCAGCAGATGGTCCTGTACGGCAAGGGATGGGAACTGGCGTGGCGCCAGGCCTTTGATGCCTACGCGGCCGCCTTCCCGGACCTGGCGGAGTCCTGGCAACAGGCCATGGACGGCGAACTGCCGGCCGGCTGGGACGAGAACCTGCCGTCCTTCTCCTCCGACCAGGCCCCCATGGCTACGCGGCAGGCCTCGGGTGTGACCATCAACGCCCTGTCCCAACGCGTCCCCGGCTTGCTGGGCGGGTCGGCGGACCTGGCCGGGTCCAACAACACCATGGTGGAGGCCGAAACGAACTATGCCGCAGGCAATTACGAAGGCCGCAACCTGCACTTCGGCGTGCGTGAACACGCCATGGCCGCCGCTCTGAACGGGATGGCGCTCCACGGCGGGCTGCGTCCCTACTCCGGCACCTTCCTCGTTTTCTCGGACTACATGCGTCCCGCCATCCGTCTCGCGGCCCTGATGGGCATCGCGCCGGTCTACGTCTTCACCCACGACAGCGTGGGACTGGGTGAGGACGGTCCGACCCACCAGCCCATCGAGCATTACATGGCGTTGCGGGCGATCCCCAATCTGACCCTCATCCGGCCGGCCGACGCCGCCGAGACGGCGGAGGCGTGGGTGGCCACGCTGCGCGGAAAGGACGGCCCGGTCGCACTGCTGTTGACCCGCCAGAAACTCCCCGTGCTGGACCGGGCGGGACTCGCGCCCGCCGACGGCCTGCACCGGGGCGCCTACGTGCTGGCCGATCCCGACGGACGGCCGGACGTGATCCTCATCGCCTCCGGGTCCGAGGTCTGTCTGGCCCTCGAAGCCCGGGACGCGCTGGCCGACGAAGGCCTGGCGGCGCGTGTCGTGAGCATGCCGAGTTGGGAGTTGTTCGAAGCGCAGACCGAGGAATACCGGGAGTCCGTGCTCCCGGCGTCGGTCTCCACGCGCCTAGCCGTGGAACCCGGCGTCACACTGGGCTGGGAGCGGTACGTGGGTCCGCGAGGCGACGTCATCGGCCTGGAACGCTTCGGTGCCTCGGCACCCGGTGACGTCGCGTTCGAGAACCTGGGCTTCACCGCGGCAAATATCGTCGACAGGGCGAAGAAGCTGGTCACATCTGGTAGGTGA
- a CDS encoding gluconokinase — protein sequence MPRDTIEPPCVLAIDIGTSSVRAILFDRAARIASPAFQKAYDMETTPDGGVYIDANRLAAEVESVLDAFCAAGGHPGIDGVAMTTFWHNVIGVERDRAVTPLISWADTRPGTVIAELGRRLDAASTHKRTGCVLHASYLPAKICWFARNDPDRFARVERWMSIGEYLFLKWFGAPACSISMASGTGLFNAHRCDWDEETLATLPVERTQLTAVSDVDEPVRGPKEEYVARWPVLAGAAWYPAIGDGACNNIGSGCVDEDRIALMVGTSGAMRVMKRADAFTIPEGLWCYRSDRRRILMGGALSNGGNVYGWMRDTLRLGDEQGVEKALSRMAPAGHGLTVLPFWAGERSPGWHDSARASITGMTLHTTPLDVMRAGLEATAYCFADIYGRLRAITGDSGEIVASGAGLLQSPVWMQMLADVLERPITASAVTEASSRGAALLALEASGALEDLSAADAPMGKTYEPDPANRDRYREAMHRQQDLYDMMMDS from the coding sequence ATGCCCCGCGACACGATTGAGCCTCCCTGCGTACTGGCCATCGACATCGGCACGTCGTCCGTACGGGCGATCCTGTTCGACCGGGCCGCCCGGATCGCCTCCCCCGCCTTTCAAAAAGCCTACGACATGGAGACAACACCTGATGGCGGGGTCTATATCGACGCGAACCGCCTGGCGGCTGAGGTGGAGTCGGTCCTAGACGCGTTCTGCGCCGCGGGCGGCCATCCCGGCATTGACGGCGTGGCCATGACCACCTTCTGGCACAACGTGATCGGCGTGGAGAGAGACCGTGCCGTGACCCCGCTCATCAGCTGGGCGGATACACGGCCGGGGACGGTCATCGCCGAACTGGGCAGGCGTCTCGACGCGGCCTCGACCCACAAACGCACCGGATGTGTGCTACACGCGTCCTATCTGCCTGCCAAGATCTGCTGGTTCGCCCGGAACGATCCCGATCGCTTCGCCCGTGTGGAACGGTGGATGTCCATCGGGGAGTATCTCTTCCTGAAGTGGTTCGGCGCGCCGGCCTGCAGCATCTCCATGGCATCCGGCACCGGACTGTTCAACGCGCACCGGTGCGACTGGGACGAAGAGACGCTCGCGACCCTTCCGGTGGAACGGACGCAACTTACCGCCGTCAGTGACGTGGATGAACCGGTCCGGGGTCCGAAGGAAGAATACGTGGCCCGCTGGCCGGTCCTGGCCGGCGCGGCCTGGTATCCCGCCATCGGCGACGGGGCCTGCAACAACATCGGAAGCGGCTGCGTGGACGAGGACCGCATCGCCCTGATGGTGGGCACTTCCGGCGCCATGCGGGTCATGAAGCGCGCCGATGCGTTCACGATCCCCGAAGGCCTGTGGTGCTACCGGTCGGACCGCCGGAGGATCCTGATGGGCGGCGCCCTGAGCAACGGCGGGAACGTCTACGGCTGGATGCGCGACACGCTGAGGCTCGGCGACGAACAAGGCGTCGAGAAAGCCCTCTCCCGGATGGCGCCGGCCGGCCACGGCCTCACGGTGCTGCCCTTCTGGGCGGGCGAGCGCAGCCCGGGCTGGCACGACTCCGCAAGGGCGTCCATTACCGGCATGACGCTGCATACCACGCCCCTGGACGTCATGCGCGCCGGCCTGGAGGCCACCGCCTATTGTTTCGCGGACATCTACGGCCGGCTTCGGGCAATCACCGGGGATTCCGGCGAGATCGTCGCATCGGGCGCCGGCCTCCTCCAGTCGCCCGTCTGGATGCAGATGCTGGCCGACGTACTGGAGCGCCCCATCACCGCCTCGGCCGTGACCGAGGCCTCGAGCCGAGGCGCCGCGCTGCTGGCGCTGGAGGCTTCGGGTGCGCTGGAAGACCTGTCCGCCGCAGACGCTCCGATGGGGAAGACCTACGAGCCGGATCCGGCGAACCGGGACCGCTATCGCGAAGCCATGCACCGGCAACAGGACCTGTACGATATGATGATGGACAGTTGA
- a CDS encoding fructose-bisphosphate aldolase class I, with the protein MSSSLKEVARAMVAPDKGILAADESSGTIQDRFAGIGLPSTKENRRAYRHMLFTTEGMEEFISGVILYEETLRQKALDEAETPFPELLSGKGVIPGIKVDTGIHDLAGFPGEKITEGLDGLRGRLKRYGKLGAAFAKWRAVITVGQGIPTDVCIDANAHALARYAALCQECDIVPIVEPEVLMDGDHSIYRCDEVTGVALRRVFEALAEHGVMLEGIVLKPSMVISGSECPEQVSVEEVARRTVNNFLRNVPREVPGVAFLSGGQSSEIATAHLNAMNALFSELPWELSFSYGRALQAAPLQAWGGDPANFESGQQAFYHRAMCNSAARTGQYSSDMETAA; encoded by the coding sequence ATGTCTTCCAGCCTGAAAGAAGTCGCCCGGGCCATGGTCGCCCCGGACAAGGGGATCCTGGCCGCGGACGAAAGCAGTGGTACGATTCAGGACAGGTTCGCTGGCATTGGGCTGCCGTCGACGAAGGAGAACCGCCGCGCGTACCGGCACATGCTGTTCACCACCGAAGGCATGGAGGAATTCATCAGCGGCGTCATCCTCTACGAAGAGACCCTCCGCCAGAAGGCCCTCGACGAAGCCGAAACGCCGTTCCCGGAACTGCTGTCCGGCAAAGGCGTAATTCCCGGAATCAAGGTGGATACCGGCATCCATGATCTGGCGGGGTTTCCCGGAGAAAAGATTACCGAGGGACTGGACGGCCTGCGCGGGCGCCTGAAAAGATACGGGAAACTGGGTGCCGCCTTTGCCAAGTGGCGGGCGGTCATTACCGTGGGGCAGGGCATTCCCACGGATGTCTGTATCGACGCCAACGCCCACGCCTTGGCCCGGTACGCCGCCCTGTGCCAGGAATGCGACATCGTACCGATCGTGGAGCCCGAAGTGCTGATGGACGGCGACCACTCCATCTACCGGTGCGATGAGGTTACCGGCGTCGCCCTTCGGCGCGTTTTCGAGGCGCTGGCCGAGCACGGGGTCATGCTGGAAGGGATCGTACTGAAGCCCAGCATGGTCATCTCGGGCTCGGAATGCCCCGAACAGGTTTCTGTCGAAGAAGTGGCGCGTCGCACGGTGAACAATTTCCTGCGCAACGTGCCGCGCGAAGTGCCCGGTGTCGCCTTTCTCTCGGGCGGGCAGTCCTCGGAGATCGCCACGGCGCACCTGAATGCCATGAACGCGCTGTTCAGCGAACTCCCGTGGGAACTCAGCTTCTCCTACGGACGCGCCCTGCAGGCCGCTCCGCTACAGGCCTGGGGTGGCGATCCGGCCAATTTCGAGTCAGGACAGCAGGCCTTTTACCACCGTGCCATGTGCAACAGCGCCGCCCGGACCGGCCAGTACAGCAGCGACATGGAAACCGCGGCATAG